Below is a window of Populus trichocarpa isolate Nisqually-1 chromosome 3, P.trichocarpa_v4.1, whole genome shotgun sequence DNA.
ATATTCATATGATCATCATGATTGTAGATAAATTGGAGTGACAGAAGGTGGCTGTACAATACAACGCTCTCTAAatttgtaaattgaaaaaacatgcgAAAGACATTAGTGATAAAACAGTTATATACATGTGAAGAAAGAACAACCTATTGCCTTGTCTGTCTATAGACCTTTTACATTTTGGAGTTGATGAGGCTATACACAACAACAAGCCCCATGATCAGAGAATGATCAATAAAGGGCTCCACCACCATTGTCATAACATCTTCTCCTAGCACAACTCCACATGCTGACTGCTTTCTCTGTACCTGTTTTAATTTGCACACACAGATAACACACTAATTAGCCTTCATATTAACGGCCTCCTAAAGCAAAGAAATCAGGAAGAGGCCTTAGCCAAATTGAGTGGTTCACCTCTGCGATGAGCCCTCCACACTTGTCTACTATCTTGTATGCTGACTTGCTGGTCCAGCTTTCTATCTTGTACTGGCATGGTTGATTCTTATCCAACCCAACAGTTATATTGCATGGTGCATCTCCTCTCAACAGCCTCAAAGTTTTTCTCACTTGAAAGCCAGGCTTGGTCTTGTCAATTTCTGAACCTTCGCATCTGTAGCCCTCCCAGAACCCCAACAACTTGAGTTTCTAGTTAGAGAAAAGCAAAGCACAACTTGTTAAAAGGGGAATTTAGTGCAACTTTCACAAAAAGATGTTGCTGTGTATGTTACCTTTCTCAGTATGGTGTACAGGACTTTGCCTTCGAAATCCATGAGATGAACTTCATTGCTACTCTTGCTGTCATAGTTATCGACCCGATACACAACATGGCCATCTGAATCAAACACAGTACAGCCTTTGCCACTCAGTACTAGAGACTTCATCCACACCGTGAATGATTCTTGTTTGGAAGAGAGGTAACAAGGGTCTGAAGAAACAAGTGCTTGGGGATGAACCTTTCCCATCTCACCTGTCAAGTTTAACTTTGTCACTCCAGCAGCTACAGAGCACTTTAAATACAAGTATATGTAATATTATAGAACAACTTGGAACTGGGCGGGCTtacttttgtaattttcttttgccCACCAATCGATATCTTTATAGTTAATTTGATGTGTGTGTTTACTTAATTAGAAGGCTCGTTGACCTTCAGtacataaaaaaagtaattctttttcactttttaattcTACATATTCTAAGTATAAACAAGATTTGTTCGCAGTCTTCAAGCTAATATTAAGCTGTTTTCTCAGCAAAATTGTTGATTTCATGGCCAACAAATCATTATCGAGAAAGGAACGTAAAGATAAATATGTATGTAAACTAAAAACTAGACATTATATATTATGTCTGAAACAGTACTTTTAATGATTAATAAATATGAAACCGTTTGCTATAATCAAACTTGTCCTGGAGAAAACTTGGCCATGAgttttgtttatgttgtttCTTGACCTGTTCTTCGTAGGCATGCATTAAACAAGGATATCATAAAGCCAAATAATAGCAATTTTAAATCACACTTTTGCTTGCCCTTTTTGTTATTATGTGTTCTAAATGGAACCTTATCACTTTATAGTGACCCCATGCCTTCGTCATACGGGGCTTTTACTGTTCCAAAGTGGAGTTTTCGTCAGGGTCAGCTAAATAATGTAGTGCAGATCACGCCCTCGGGCATAAGAACTCATTCCTTATTTTGCTTAAGCATTTAATTCTTTGAAAATTGCAATGGATAACAGAGACATCCCCTCCAGCATGTATACATATTCTGATGTGTTCTTAATTCTTGTTCTTATCGGATAACTCCCATGACTGTACGTGAATCAGAGGTGGCAGCTACAAAATCAGAAGAGAAAGCATGatcaaattaatgaaataaacagTATTAAAATGTTCATCACTTGGTATAAAAGAATCTTTTTTACAAATAGTCTTTTAGAATtctaacaacttttttaaaagatgcTCTTCCTTTAAAAATCCACAAACCAAAAAAGTAATTGAACTTGATATCTCTTTACAATGTACCAGAACCtaagctataaaataaaataaaagggagcaAAAACTTagcaaaataagagaaaaaataagccaaaagaaaaaaaatagaggaaaaaaagaaaagaaaaaagagctaCCGCAAATAACCatgtttcttaaaataaattctcaacaattccctacataaataaaaattgtcttaCCAATAAACAAAGACTCAAATATTTGTAGAGAGATAATAACTTGGTAGATTACTACGTCAGAATATATAGTTTTTGGCTTTGAATCTTTCATATTAAATACTATCAGATTTACTTGGCTAATTAGTGCATGTAATGTCTTGAACTATTCGAACTTTTATGTAAATCAAGACAATAGTATTCTCATAGTTATTTGTTTAGAGTTTGGTTCTCacatttatgtttattttgacCCAAACAACTCTCAGTTTTATTAGTACTTTAGAGAATTCGGTCTTTtataattctcaaaaaaataatcatatttctACTTATATTGGTCATCTTTCATTACAGGTATTTTGTTATACTTCACAATTGGTAGAccaagatataaaaaatcattaaaagtaAAGTTGACCCTAATCACATTACTGTTAGGATAGTAAGATTTACACAGAAAAGAGAAATAGAGAGAGATGAAGAAAAGCAGAGAAGGATTCTGTTAaacagagaggaagaagaaattcTGTTTTTGATTCACTGTTTTATTAAGTGAATGTTGTTCCCTTATTTGACATCAGTTTATATATTGCTACAGTAAGAAGCTTATTCACATTATCTATTCTTCACTAAACAATACTAACTAATTCTCTTAACTGACAAACAAGACTAACAACTACTAACATCATTCTAACCATATCTTTACATTCCCCCTCAATCGCAGGCTTGGAGGAGCCAAGCATGAGATTGTAACAGTAGTCCCTTgatacaaaatgataatcaatctGGAGGTCTTGTAAACTGAAGGTCTGTAGTTCGATCCTGCATTTTTCGAAGCTGATGATCATCAGTTCCAACACCTTCAAGATCAGAATCTGCATCAAATCGACTTGAACATTTTCTTGAGTCATcaacaaatcctaaaattcCATGACTCTCCAGAAGAATTTGCATCTGAAAGTGCCATATGAGATAATCTGTATCATCAAGCTTGATTATCACAACAGTAGAAACCGTAGGAAGCAAACAGGTAATAGGAGATTGAACAATCTGAAGTTGAGAAGTAGTCACCATTTTTTAGAGTGCAAGAAGtagaaaagaagagaatcaaAGATTGATAGGAGATTGAACAATCTGAAGTTGAGAAGTAATCACCATTTTTTAGAGTgcaagaaatagaaaagaagagaatcaaAGATTGAGAAGGAAGAATCTTGCAGAAAGTTGAagatttgaagaagaatttttgagtttgacaatatatcaaacaaataatagACACATCAACGAATACAGAAGAATTTCATTGATAAGATGAGAATGAAGCCAGAATCAGAAACAAGAGTAAGAAATCATAGAGTGCAGAAGCTAAGGTCTCAAGATCAAGAATCcctaagctctgataccatgttaggATAGTAAGATTTACACAGAAAAGAGAAATAGAGAGAGATGAAGAAAAGCAGAGAAGGATTCTGTTAAACAGAGAGGAAGATGAAATTCTGTTTTTGATTCACTGTTTTATTAAGTGAATGTTGTTCCCTTATTTGACATCAGTTTATATATTGCTACAGTAAGAAGCTTATTCACGTTATATATTCTTCACTAAACAATACTAACTAATTCTCTTAACTGACAAACAAGACTAACAACTACTAACATCATTCTAACCATATCTTTACAATTACAACTAGCACctttttcatcataaaaatgaaaataattatttctaaatGCTACTAAAAATATCAcatgacttaatttttattttacacctAAATCTTGAAATTTCTAGTTAAATATGTATGGTTACATCAAAACATCTTTTCATCTTTAAAGGCTTTAAGCCCATTTTCTTTGATGAACTATACACAAGTTTTTTAGTTAAACCTTTAGTGATTggattcataatatttttctctaacTTTACATagtcaataaaaataatcacattTGAGAGtaagtatttaataatatttatatctgAGATGTATATGTTTATACTTACTATTATATATGCTACTTTGTGCTATTTCAATTGTTGATTGGTTGTCTCAATAGACAAAAATTGCTAGCACTGGCTTAGAATAATATGGAATATCCTCTAAGAAACTCTAAGGTCATTTGgctttttctttagttttattAAGAGCATTAAACTTTGATTCCATCGCAAATCTT
It encodes the following:
- the LOC7483579 gene encoding protein LURP-one-related 11, with the translated sequence MGKVHPQALVSSDPCYLSSKQESFTVWMKSLVLSGKGCTVFDSDGHVVYRVDNYDSKSSNEVHLMDFEGKVLYTILRKKLKLLGFWEGYRCEGSEIDKTKPGFQVRKTLRLLRGDAPCNITVGLDKNQPCQYKIESWTSKSAYKIVDKCGGLIAEVQRKQSACGVVLGEDVMTMVVEPFIDHSLIMGLVVVYSLINSKM